The following are from one region of the Juglans regia cultivar Chandler chromosome 10, Walnut 2.0, whole genome shotgun sequence genome:
- the LOC108982131 gene encoding homeobox-leucine zipper protein HDG2-like isoform X1 — MPAGIMVPARNMPSMIGRNGTVGGYGSSSGLTLSQPNMMEGQLHPLDMTQNTSESEIARIRDDDFDSGTKSGSENHEGASGDDQDPRPKKKRYHRHTQQQIQEMEAFFKECPHPDDKQRKELSRELGLEPLQVKFWFQNKRTQMKTQHERHENTQLRTENEKLRADNMRYRDALSNASCPNCGGPTAIGEMSFDEHHLRLENVRLREEIDRISAIAAKYVGKPVVNYPLLSPPVPPRPLDLGVGTFGGQPAGIGGEMYGAGDLLRSISAPTEADKPMIIELAVAAMEELVRMAQMGEPLWMTNLDGTSTLHEDEYIRTFPRGIGPRPISFKCEASRETAVVIMNHINLVEILMDVNQWSTVFSGIVSRALTLEVLSTGVAGNYNGALQVMTAEFQVPSPLVPTRESYYVRYCKQHADGTWAVVDVSLDDLRPSPAVRSRRRPSGCLIQEMPNGYSKVTWVEHVEVDDRGVHNLYKQLVSSGHAFGAKRWVATLDRQCERLASAMASNIPTGDVGVITNQEGRKSMLKLAERMVISFCAGVSASTTHTWTTLSGTGADDVRVMTRKSIDDPGRPPGIVLSAATSFWLPVPPKRVFDFLRDENSRSEWDILSNGGVVQEMAHIANGRDTGNSVSLLRVNSANSSQSNMLILQESCTDQTASFVIYAPVDIVAMNLVLNGGDPDYVALLPSGFAILPDGTSSTLGAGCIGEAESGGSLLTVAFQILVDSVPTAKLSLGSVATVNNLIACTVERIKASLSCENA, encoded by the exons ATGCCTGCCGGGATTATGGTTCCTGCGAGAAACATGCCGTCCATGATTGGGAGGAACGGGACTGTCGGTGGATATGGATCATCCTCAGGGCTTACCCTTAGTCAG CCTAACATGATGGAAGGTCAGCTCCACCCACTAGACATGACTCAAAACACATCCGAGAGTGAGATTGCCCGCATCCGAGATGACGACTTTGACAGTGGCACTAAATCGGGCAGCGAAAATCATGAAGGTGCCTCCGGTGACGACCAAGATCCACGACCAAAAAAGAAACGCTACCACCGCCACACTCAGCAGCAGATCCAGGAAATGGAAGC TTTCTTTAAGGAGTGTCCACACCCAGATGACAAGCAAAGGAAAGAACTGAGCCGTGAATTAGGGTTAGAGCCGTTGCAAGTCAAATTTTGGTTCCAAAACAAGCGCACCCAAATGAAG ACTCAACATGAGCGCCATGAAAACACACAACTTAGGACCGAAAATGAAAAGCTTCGGGCTGATAACATGAGGTATAGAGACGCTCTAAGCAATGCCTCGTGTCCCAATTGCGGTGGCCCGACTGCAATCGGAGAGATGTCCTTTGATGAGCATCATTTGAGACTCGAAAATGTCCGATTAAGAGAAGAG aTTGATAGGATTTCAGCAATTGCAGCAAAGTATGTTGGCAAGCCTGTTGTGAACTACCCTCTTCTTTCTCCTCCAGTTCCTCCTCGTCCACTTGATCTCGGAGTAGGGACTTTCGGGGGGCAGCCAGCGGGCATTGGAGGAGAGATGTATGGTGCTGGAGACCTTCTTAGGTCAATCAGTGCACCAACTGAAGCCGACAAACCTATGATAATTGAGCTTGCGGTTGCAGCTATGGAGGAACTAGTCAGAATGGCACAAATGGGGGAACCCTTATGGATGACAAACCTTGATGGCACCTCTACACTGCATGAAGACGAATATATTAGAACATTTCCTCGGGGAATTGGACCAAGACCCATTAGCTTCAAATGCGAAGCTTCACGAGAAACTGCTGTTGTTATCATGAACCACATCAACCTTGTTGAGATTCTAATGGATGTG AATCAGTGGTCTACAGTGTTTTCTGGGATTGTCTCAAGAGCTCTGACTCTGGAAGTACTATCAACTGGAGTAGCAGGGAATTATAATGGAGCACTGCAAGTG ATGACAGCAGAATTCCAAGTTCCTTCACCCCTGGTTCCAACTCGTGAGAGTTATTATGTGAGGTACTGTAAACAGCATGCCGATGGGACTTGGGCAGTGGTTGATGTTTCCTTGGACGATTTGCGCCCCAGCCCTGCAGTGAGAAGCCGAAGAAGGCCTTCCGGTTGTTTAATTCAAGAAATGCCCAATGGATACTCGAAG gttaCATGGGTTGAGCATGTTGAAGTTGATGATAGAGGTGTGCACAATCTATATAAGCAGCTTGTTAGCTCAGGTCATGCATTTGGTGCAAAACGTTGGGTGGCCACCCTAGATCGCCAATGTGAACGCCTTGCAAGCGCCATGGCCTCGAACATTCCTACTGGTGATGTTGGGG TCATAACAAATCAAGAAGGGAGAAAGAGTATGCTGAAACTGGCTGAGAGAATGGTCATAAGCTTTTGTGCCGGAGTGAGTGCCTCTACTACACACACATGGACAACGCTGTCTGGAACCGGGGCAGATGATGTTAGGGTGATGACCCGAAAGAGCATAGATGATCCAGGCAGGCCTCCAGGCATTGTTCTTAGCGCCGCTACTTCCTTCTGGCTTCCTGTTCCACCAAAGAGAGTTTTTGATTTTCTGCGTGATGAAAACTCTCGAAGCgag TGGGATATTCTTTCGAATGGTGGTGTTGTGCAAGAAATGGCACATATTGCTAATGGGCGGGATACAGGCAACAGCGTGTCTCTTCTTCGAGTGAAT aGTGCGAATTCAAGCCAGAGCAACATGTTGATATTACAAGAGAGTTGCACTGATCAAACAGCCTCTTTCGTGATCTATGCTCCGGTTGACATTGTTGCAATGAATCTCGTACTAAATGGTGGGGACCCAGACTATGTGGCCCTTCTTCCCTCAGGATTTGCTATTCTCCCTGATGGAACCTCAAGTACCCTTGGAGCTGGATGCATTGGAGAAGCTGAGTCTGGCGGCTCTCTACTTACTGTTGCTTTCCAGATTTTGGTTGATTCAGTTCCCACAGCAAAACTTTCTCTTGGGTCAGTTGCAACTGTTAACAATCTCATTGCTTGCACCGTCGAGAGGATTAAGGCTTCTTTGTCATGCGAGAACGCTTAA
- the LOC108982131 gene encoding homeobox-leucine zipper protein HDG2-like isoform X2 yields the protein MFQPNMMEGQLHPLDMTQNTSESEIARIRDDDFDSGTKSGSENHEGASGDDQDPRPKKKRYHRHTQQQIQEMEAFFKECPHPDDKQRKELSRELGLEPLQVKFWFQNKRTQMKTQHERHENTQLRTENEKLRADNMRYRDALSNASCPNCGGPTAIGEMSFDEHHLRLENVRLREEIDRISAIAAKYVGKPVVNYPLLSPPVPPRPLDLGVGTFGGQPAGIGGEMYGAGDLLRSISAPTEADKPMIIELAVAAMEELVRMAQMGEPLWMTNLDGTSTLHEDEYIRTFPRGIGPRPISFKCEASRETAVVIMNHINLVEILMDVNQWSTVFSGIVSRALTLEVLSTGVAGNYNGALQVMTAEFQVPSPLVPTRESYYVRYCKQHADGTWAVVDVSLDDLRPSPAVRSRRRPSGCLIQEMPNGYSKVTWVEHVEVDDRGVHNLYKQLVSSGHAFGAKRWVATLDRQCERLASAMASNIPTGDVGVITNQEGRKSMLKLAERMVISFCAGVSASTTHTWTTLSGTGADDVRVMTRKSIDDPGRPPGIVLSAATSFWLPVPPKRVFDFLRDENSRSEWDILSNGGVVQEMAHIANGRDTGNSVSLLRVNSANSSQSNMLILQESCTDQTASFVIYAPVDIVAMNLVLNGGDPDYVALLPSGFAILPDGTSSTLGAGCIGEAESGGSLLTVAFQILVDSVPTAKLSLGSVATVNNLIACTVERIKASLSCENA from the exons ATGTTCCAGCCTAACATGATGGAAGGTCAGCTCCACCCACTAGACATGACTCAAAACACATCCGAGAGTGAGATTGCCCGCATCCGAGATGACGACTTTGACAGTGGCACTAAATCGGGCAGCGAAAATCATGAAGGTGCCTCCGGTGACGACCAAGATCCACGACCAAAAAAGAAACGCTACCACCGCCACACTCAGCAGCAGATCCAGGAAATGGAAGC TTTCTTTAAGGAGTGTCCACACCCAGATGACAAGCAAAGGAAAGAACTGAGCCGTGAATTAGGGTTAGAGCCGTTGCAAGTCAAATTTTGGTTCCAAAACAAGCGCACCCAAATGAAG ACTCAACATGAGCGCCATGAAAACACACAACTTAGGACCGAAAATGAAAAGCTTCGGGCTGATAACATGAGGTATAGAGACGCTCTAAGCAATGCCTCGTGTCCCAATTGCGGTGGCCCGACTGCAATCGGAGAGATGTCCTTTGATGAGCATCATTTGAGACTCGAAAATGTCCGATTAAGAGAAGAG aTTGATAGGATTTCAGCAATTGCAGCAAAGTATGTTGGCAAGCCTGTTGTGAACTACCCTCTTCTTTCTCCTCCAGTTCCTCCTCGTCCACTTGATCTCGGAGTAGGGACTTTCGGGGGGCAGCCAGCGGGCATTGGAGGAGAGATGTATGGTGCTGGAGACCTTCTTAGGTCAATCAGTGCACCAACTGAAGCCGACAAACCTATGATAATTGAGCTTGCGGTTGCAGCTATGGAGGAACTAGTCAGAATGGCACAAATGGGGGAACCCTTATGGATGACAAACCTTGATGGCACCTCTACACTGCATGAAGACGAATATATTAGAACATTTCCTCGGGGAATTGGACCAAGACCCATTAGCTTCAAATGCGAAGCTTCACGAGAAACTGCTGTTGTTATCATGAACCACATCAACCTTGTTGAGATTCTAATGGATGTG AATCAGTGGTCTACAGTGTTTTCTGGGATTGTCTCAAGAGCTCTGACTCTGGAAGTACTATCAACTGGAGTAGCAGGGAATTATAATGGAGCACTGCAAGTG ATGACAGCAGAATTCCAAGTTCCTTCACCCCTGGTTCCAACTCGTGAGAGTTATTATGTGAGGTACTGTAAACAGCATGCCGATGGGACTTGGGCAGTGGTTGATGTTTCCTTGGACGATTTGCGCCCCAGCCCTGCAGTGAGAAGCCGAAGAAGGCCTTCCGGTTGTTTAATTCAAGAAATGCCCAATGGATACTCGAAG gttaCATGGGTTGAGCATGTTGAAGTTGATGATAGAGGTGTGCACAATCTATATAAGCAGCTTGTTAGCTCAGGTCATGCATTTGGTGCAAAACGTTGGGTGGCCACCCTAGATCGCCAATGTGAACGCCTTGCAAGCGCCATGGCCTCGAACATTCCTACTGGTGATGTTGGGG TCATAACAAATCAAGAAGGGAGAAAGAGTATGCTGAAACTGGCTGAGAGAATGGTCATAAGCTTTTGTGCCGGAGTGAGTGCCTCTACTACACACACATGGACAACGCTGTCTGGAACCGGGGCAGATGATGTTAGGGTGATGACCCGAAAGAGCATAGATGATCCAGGCAGGCCTCCAGGCATTGTTCTTAGCGCCGCTACTTCCTTCTGGCTTCCTGTTCCACCAAAGAGAGTTTTTGATTTTCTGCGTGATGAAAACTCTCGAAGCgag TGGGATATTCTTTCGAATGGTGGTGTTGTGCAAGAAATGGCACATATTGCTAATGGGCGGGATACAGGCAACAGCGTGTCTCTTCTTCGAGTGAAT aGTGCGAATTCAAGCCAGAGCAACATGTTGATATTACAAGAGAGTTGCACTGATCAAACAGCCTCTTTCGTGATCTATGCTCCGGTTGACATTGTTGCAATGAATCTCGTACTAAATGGTGGGGACCCAGACTATGTGGCCCTTCTTCCCTCAGGATTTGCTATTCTCCCTGATGGAACCTCAAGTACCCTTGGAGCTGGATGCATTGGAGAAGCTGAGTCTGGCGGCTCTCTACTTACTGTTGCTTTCCAGATTTTGGTTGATTCAGTTCCCACAGCAAAACTTTCTCTTGGGTCAGTTGCAACTGTTAACAATCTCATTGCTTGCACCGTCGAGAGGATTAAGGCTTCTTTGTCATGCGAGAACGCTTAA